From Caretta caretta isolate rCarCar2 chromosome 14, rCarCar1.hap1, whole genome shotgun sequence, the proteins below share one genomic window:
- the LOC125621786 gene encoding zinc finger BED domain-containing protein 6: MPVVATQGPGPGRYHRQKSWVWEYFSIDPGNPTCVTCMICQQMVKRGTDPKRLGTSSLGNHIKHNHSIVYMRQKNMEGQQPGVAEPPLTPHGAALSRQQSSTGWAPSIARRPGGTYTHLSIDESLKRGTKYYRAHSRALALNSAYAKMLALDVLPFSHVEGEGFREMMAAAAPRWQMPSRSFFSKKAVPELCRVVKTAVLQALEGCEGGRVHLIVDMWTSGQTTDYMSISAHWVSMSNSSILRQHATLYMCGLEKQHGTGHVLEKLQGVIREWLMPLSLSSGFVASDDGQRVLRVLREGGFPRVTCLAHCLGLVVQEFLHSNEEVDRVLAAARKVCAHFRGSYTARHLLWELQVENQLPRHQLKKEVAVWWSSTLRMLERLYELRAAVQAFCRRHSAQAQRAGGLHMAQTDWPLIHILCHILRPFDDATKLVSGTDASISQATPLICLLEKKLLSLVQQYEGEETGQALAHSLLQTLRGNRQCS, translated from the coding sequence ATGCCTGTGGTGGCGACGCAGGGCCCCGGGCCTGGGAGATACCACCGGCAGAAATCATGGGTCTGGGAGTATTTCTCCATTGACCCTGGGAACCCGACCTGTGTCACCTGTATGATCTGCCAGCAGATGGTCAAGCGTGGGACTGACCCCAAGCGCCTGGGCACGTCTTCGCTTGGCAACCACATTAAGCACAACCACAGTATTGTCTACATGCGCCAGAAGAACATGgagggccagcagcctggagtgGCAGAGCCTCCCCTGACACCACACGGGGCTGCACTGAGCAGGCAGCAGAGTAGCACTGGCTGGGCCCCCAGCATTGCCAGGAGACCTGGGGGCACTTACACCCACCTGTCCATCGATGAGAGCCTGAAGAGGGGCACCAAGTACTATCGGGCCCACTCCCGGGCACTGGCGCTGAACTCTGCCTATGCCAAGATGCTGGCCCTGGACGTCCTACCTTTCTCCCACGTAGAGGGCGAGGGCTTCAGGGAGATGATGGCGGCGGCCGCCCCCCGGTGGCAGATGCCCAGTCGCTCCTTCTTCTCCAAGAAAGCAGTGCCGGAGCTGTGCCGTGTAGTAAAGACTGCGGTGCTGCAGGCTCTGGAGGGCTGTGAGGGTGGCCGCGTGCACCTAATAGTGGATATGTGGACCAGCGGGCAAACCACTGACTACATGTCCATCAGTGCCCACTGGGTGAGCATGAGCAACAGCAGCATCCTGCGCCAGCATGCCACCCTGTACATGTGTGGCCTGGAGAAGCAGCACGGCACCGGGCACGTGCTGGAGAAGCTGCAGGGGGTCATTAGGGAGTGGCTCATGCCCCTCTCCCTCTCATCGGGCTTTGTGGCCTCAGACGATGGACAGCGGGTGCTGCGAGTGCTGCGGGAAGGCGGCTTCCCCCGTGTCACCTGCCTGGCACACTGCCTCGGCCTGGTGGTGCAGGAGTTCCTGCACAGCAATGAGGAGGTGGACCGGGTGCTGGCAGCGGCCAGGAAGGTCTGTGCCCACTTCAGGGGCTCCTACACTGCCCGCCACCtgctctgggagctgcaggtggagaATCAGCTGCCACGGCACCAGCTGAAGAAGGAGGTGGCAGTGTGGTGGAGCTCCACCCTGCGCATGCTGGAGCGGCTGTATGAGCTGCGAGCTGCTGTCCAGGCCTTCTGCCGGCGCCATTCTGCCCAGGCCCAGCGGGCTGGCGGGCTGCACATGGCCCAGACTGACTGGCCCCTCATCCACATCTTGTGCCACATCCTGCGGCCCTTTGACGACGCCACCAAGCTGGTGAGCGGGACTGATGCCAGCATCAGTCAGGCCACCCCGCTCATCTGCCTGCTGGAGAAGAAGCTGCTCTCACTGGTGCAGCAGTATGAGGGCGAGGAGACTGGCCAGGCGCTGGCCcacagcctgctgcaaaccctgCGGGGCAACCGACAGTGCTCCTGA